One region of Zingiber officinale cultivar Zhangliang chromosome 7B, Zo_v1.1, whole genome shotgun sequence genomic DNA includes:
- the LOC122004624 gene encoding uncharacterized protein LOC122004624, with amino-acid sequence MTVVIRYVNKHGEVIERFMAVVHVATTTAACLKEAINSLFAKYGLSVARLRGQGYDASGCSVAQANQYVCDFMWIAGSIVNTSASSCKRADKLRQLEHDRKVKLLERGEISSGRRLNQETSLARPGDTRWGSHHSTLCRIEQMWPSVIEVLQNLIDDCDRSSKGLSRTLVERMERYEFVFILLLMKRILAITNHLSTVLQEKDQNIVNAMRLINNVKCKLQKLRDSGWDILLEDVKKFCNTHSIEIINMTDNINNRSRLKRDGKNVIDIILQEMDSRFSETTIDLLIYMSCLDPRNSFSRFDVQKLVRLAHFYEDDFSWNEHMLVEQELETYINDVRSDERFEGISDLGALAKKMIETMKNRVFPLVYRMIELALLLPVATATVERVFSAMNIVKTDLRNRIGDEWMNDSLIVYIENNVFNTVDNEPIL; translated from the exons ATGACAGTTGTTATTAGATATGTGAACAAGCATGGAGAGGTGATTGAACGATTTATGGCTGTAGTTCATGTTGCAACAACTACAGCTGCTTGTTTGAAGGAGGCAATCAACTCTTTATTTGCTAAGTATGGTTTATCAGTGGCGAGATTGAGgggtcaaggatatgatg CTAGTGGTTGTAGCGTTGCTCAAGCAAATCAATATGTTTGTGATTTCATGTGGATTGCTGGTTCGATTGTGAACACATCTGCATCATCTTGCAAAAGGGCCGACAAACTTCGACAACTTGAACATGATAGAAAAGTTAAACTTCTTGAAAGAGGAGAGATTAGTTCTGGTAGAAGACTAAACCAAGAAACTAGTCTAGCTAGACCTGGAGATACACGATGGGGGTCTCATCATTCAACTTTATGTCGTATTGAACAAATGTGGCCATCTGTTATAGAGGTTCTTCAAAATTTGATTGATGATTGTGATCGTTCTTCTAAGGGTTTAAGTAGAACTTTGGTTGAAAGAATGGAGAGGTATGAATTTGTGTTTATTCTACTATTGATGAAACGTATATTGGCAATCACAAATCATTTGTCAACCGTTCTACAAGAGAAAGATCAAAATATTGTGAATGCGATGCGTTTGATCAATAATGTGAAATGCAAATTGCAAAAGTTGAGAGATTCTGGATGGGATATTTTACTTGAGGATGTGAAGAAGTTTTGTAACACTCATTccattgaaataattaatatgaCAGATAACATCAACAACCGTAGTCGTTTGAAGAGAGATGgaaaaaat GTTATCGATATTATTCTACAGGAGATGGATAGTCGTTTCTCTGAAACAACTATAGATTTGTTGATTTATATGTCATGTCTTGATCCTAGGAACTCGTTCTCTAGATTTGATGTACAGAAGTTAGTGCGCCTGGCTCATTTTTATGAggatgatttttcttggaatgaGCATATGTTGGTTGAACAAGAGCTTGAAACATATATTAATGACGTCAGATCAGATGAACGGTTTGAAGGCATTTCAGATTTGGGAGCTCTTGCAAAGAAAATGATTGAAACAATGAAGAACCGTGTGTTTCCTTTGGTTTATCGGATGATTGAGCTAGCCTTACTTCTTCCAGTTGCTACTGCAACTGTTGAAAGAGTGTTTTCGGCAATGAATATTGTCAAAACAGATTTGCGAAACAGGATTggagatgaatggatgaatgaTAGTTTGATAGTATATATCGAGAACAATGTTTTTAATACTGTCGACAATGAGCCAATTTTATAG
- the LOC122006594 gene encoding U-box domain-containing protein 4-like, with the protein MQMESPSAFRYMGRSYSDGGESSGAFSECNSDCSGEIPYSGSPTSSSSASSGGLQRILLAGAADYSEEMVRGLISDLESPSAPVESQRRAAMELRLLAKHSPENRLRIAAAGAVGPLVALLSHPDPLLQEHGVTAILNLSLCDENKAPIAAAGAIRPLVRALCTGTATARENAACALLRLAQLDELRVAIGRSGAIPPLVSLLESGGPRAKKDAATALFALLSSRDNKIRAVEAGIVRPLLDLMADPDSGMVDKAAYVLHAVVEIPEGRAAAVEEYGVPVLVEMVETGTPRQKEIAVRSLLEICKGSAIHRKMAVNEGAIPPLVALSQFGTKKAKEKAEELIELLRQPRAASDSHR; encoded by the exons ATGCAGATGGAGAGCCCGTCGGCCTTTCGGTACATGGGGCGGAGCTACAGCGACGGAGGAGAGTCATCCGGCGCTTTCAGTGAGTGCAACAGCGACTGCTCCGGCGAGATCCCTTACTCTGGGTCGCCTACCTCCTCTTCTTCCGCTTCCTCCGGCGGACTTCAGAGGATTCTCCTCGCCGGCGCCGCCGATTACTCCGAGGAGATGGTCCGCGGCCTCATCTCCGATCTCGAGTCCCCCTCCGCCCCTGTCGAGTCGCAGCGCCGCGCCGCCATGGAGCTTCGCCTCCTCGCCAAGCACAGCCCCGAGAACCGGTTGCGCATCGCCGCCGCCGGCGCCGTCGGACCGCTCGTCGCGCTGCTGTCCCACCCGGATCCCCTGTTGCAGGAGCACGGCGTGACCGCGATCCTCAACCTATCGCTTTGCGATGAGAACAAGGCCCCGATCGCGGCGGCTGGCGCTATCCGCCCCCTCGTCCGCGCCCTCTGCACCGGCACGGCGACCGCCCGGGAGAACGCCGCGTGCGCCCTCCTCCGCCTCGCGCAGCTCGACGAGCTCCGCGTCGCCATCGGCCGCTCCGGCGCGATCCCGCCCCTCGTCTCCCTGCTGGAGTCCGGCGGCCCCCGCGCGAAGAAGGACGCCGCCACCGCCCTCTTCGCTCTGCTCTCCTCCCGCGATAACAAGATCCGTGCCGTCGAGGCCGGAATTGTGAGGCCGCTGCTGGACCTGATGGCCGACCCGGACTCCGGCATGGTGGACAAGGCAGCCTACGTGCTGCACGCTGTGGTCGAGATACCGGAGGGCCGGGCGGCGGCTGTGGAGGAGTACGGCGTGCCAGTGCTGGTAGAGATGGTGGAGACCGGCACCCCGCGGCAGAAGGAGATCGCCGTCCGATCCCTCCTCGAGATCTGCAAGGGCAGCGCCATCCACCGGAAGATGGCCGTCAACGAGGGCGCCATCCCGCCCCTCGTCGCCCTCTCCCAATTCGGCACCAAGAAGGCGAAAGAGAAG gcgGAGGAGTTGATTGAGTTACTGAGGCAACCCAGGGCGGCTAGCGACTCACACCGTTAG